Proteins encoded in a region of the Pseudomonas viciae genome:
- a CDS encoding acyl-CoA dehydrogenase, with protein sequence MDFAYSPKVQELRERVTAFMDAYVYPAEAVFERQVAEGDRWQPTAIMEELKAKAKAEGLWNLFLPESELGAGLTNLEYAPLAEIMGRSLLGPEPFNCSAPDTGNMEVLVRYANEEQKQRWLEPLLRGEIRSAFAMTEPDVASSDATNMAARAERDGDQWVINGKKWWTSGACDPRCKILIFMGLSNPDAPRHAQHSMILVPVDIPGVKIVRPLPVFGYDDAPHGHAEVLFDNVRVPYENVLLGEGRGFEIAQGRLGPGRIHHCMRSIGMAERALELMCKRAVSRTAFGQPLARLGGNVDKIADSRMEIDMARLLTLKAAYMMDTVGNKVAKSEIAQIKVVAPNVALKVIDRAIQIHGGAGVSNDFPLAYMYAMQRTLRLADGPDEVHRAAIGKFEIGKYVPKEMLRSKG encoded by the coding sequence ATGGATTTCGCCTATTCCCCCAAGGTTCAGGAACTGCGTGAACGTGTCACGGCGTTCATGGATGCCTACGTTTACCCGGCCGAAGCGGTGTTCGAACGGCAAGTGGCCGAAGGCGACCGCTGGCAGCCCACGGCCATCATGGAAGAGCTCAAGGCCAAGGCCAAGGCTGAGGGTTTGTGGAACCTGTTCCTGCCCGAGTCCGAACTGGGTGCCGGCCTGACCAACCTGGAATATGCACCGTTGGCAGAGATCATGGGCCGCTCGCTGTTGGGGCCGGAGCCGTTCAACTGCTCGGCGCCGGATACCGGCAACATGGAAGTGCTGGTGCGCTACGCCAATGAAGAGCAGAAGCAGCGTTGGCTGGAGCCGCTGCTGCGCGGCGAGATCCGCTCGGCTTTCGCCATGACCGAGCCGGACGTTGCCTCCTCGGACGCCACCAACATGGCCGCCCGTGCCGAGCGCGATGGTGACCAGTGGGTGATCAATGGCAAGAAGTGGTGGACCTCAGGGGCCTGTGACCCGCGCTGCAAGATCCTGATCTTCATGGGGCTGAGCAACCCCGATGCACCACGGCATGCCCAGCATTCGATGATTCTGGTGCCGGTGGACATCCCTGGGGTCAAAATCGTCCGGCCACTGCCGGTGTTCGGCTACGATGACGCGCCGCACGGGCATGCCGAAGTGCTGTTCGATAACGTGCGAGTGCCGTACGAAAACGTCCTGCTGGGTGAAGGCCGCGGCTTTGAAATTGCCCAGGGTCGCCTTGGCCCAGGCCGGATTCACCACTGCATGCGTTCCATCGGCATGGCCGAGCGCGCCTTGGAGTTGATGTGCAAGCGGGCCGTGAGCCGCACTGCCTTCGGCCAGCCATTGGCGCGCCTGGGCGGTAACGTCGACAAGATCGCCGACTCGCGGATGGAGATCGACATGGCGCGCCTGCTGACGCTGAAAGCGGCGTACATGATGGACACCGTCGGCAATAAAGTGGCCAAGAGCGAAATTGCCCAGATCAAGGTCGTCGCGCCGAACGTGGCCTTGAAAGTCATCGATAGGGCGATCCAGATCCACGGTGGGGCCGGGGTCTCCAACGATTTCCCGCTGGCCTACATGTACGCCATGCAGCGCACCCTGCGCCTGGCCGACGGCCCGGATGAAGTCCACCGCGCCGCCATCGGCAAGTTCGAGATCGGCAAATACGTGCCTAAGGAAATGCTGCGTAGCAAGGGCTAG